From the Astatotilapia calliptera chromosome 6, fAstCal1.2, whole genome shotgun sequence genome, one window contains:
- the LOC113023567 gene encoding ribosomal protein S6 kinase beta-2-like isoform X1, with protein sequence MRGTQTALCGCLSRMAGVFDIDLETEDISDTEDDVCDFTVPEPENAQTEEVELTSESVNRDRERVGPDCFELLTVLGKGAYGKVFQVRKVQGAQTGRIFAMKVLKKAKIVCNAKDTAHTRAEREILETVRHPFIVDLLYAFQTGGKLYLILECLSGGELFMQLEKEGIFMEDTACFYLGEITLALGHLHSNGIIYRDLKPENIMLNHQGHIKLTDFGLCKESIHDGSVTHTFCGTIEYMAPEILTRSGHNRAVDWWSLGALMYDMMTGSPPFTAENRKKTIDKILKCKLNLPPYLTIDARDLVKKLLKKNPAQRLGSSKADCADIQKHAFFKHVNWDDLLHKRLEPPYKPQLQSDEDVSQFDTRFTRQTPVDSPDDTSLSHSAELAFAGFTYVAPSVLESLKEGFSFEPRARNVRRHNSSPRTPISPLKFSPAGPFKSSLDGEPDPFSPMSPPTAAAPVPKENGAASQPIKTPARNKKLKGHRR encoded by the exons ATGAGAGGAACCCAAACAGCTCTCTGTGGTTGTTTGTCCAG GATGGCAGGAGTGTTCGACATCGACTTGGAGACTGAGGACATCAGTGACACAGAG GATGATGTGTGTGACTTCACTGTCCCAGAACCAGAAAA TGCCCAGACGGAGGAGGTGGAGCTGACCAGTGAAAGTGTCAACAGGGACCGTGAGAGAGTCGGACCGGACTGCTTTGAGCTTCTTACTGTGCTGGGAAAAGGAGCTTAtggcaaa gTTTTCCAAGTGAGGAAGGTTCAAGGGGCTCAGACAGGGAGAATTTTTGCCATGAAGGTCCTGAAAAAG GCAAAGATAGTGTGCAACGCTAAAGACACGGCCCATACGCGAGCAGAGCGAGAGATCCTGGAGACGGTGAGGCACCCGTTCATCGTAGATCTGCTGTACGCCTTCCAGACTGGAGGAAAACTCTACCTCATCCTGGAGTGTCTGAGCG GAGGAGAGTTGTTCATGCAGCTGGAGAAGGAAGGCATCTTCATGGAGGACACTGCCTG CTTCTATCTCGGAGAGATCACTCTGGCCCTCGGTCACCTCCACTCTAACGGGATTATTTATCGGGACCTGAAACCTGAAAACATCATGCTCAATCACCAAG GACACATCAAGCTGACTGACTTTGGGCTCTGCAAAGAATCGATTCACGATGGATCCGTCACACACACCTTCTGCGGCACCATCGAGTACAT GGCTCCAGAGATCCTGACCAGGTCGGGTCACAACAGAGCGGTGGACTGGTGGAGCCTCGGGGCGCTCATGTACGATATGATGACTGGATCG CCTCCGTTCACGGcggaaaacaggaagaagacCATCGATAAGATCTTGAAGTGTAAACTCAACCTGCCGCCGTACCTGACAATCGATGCCAGAGACCTCGTCAAAAAG CTGTTGAAGAAAAACCCAGCCCAAAGACTTGGCTCCAGTAAAGCAGACTGTGCTGACATCCAG AAACACGCCTTCTTTAAACACGTTAACTGGGACGACCTGCTGCATAAGAGACTGGAGCCGCCGTATAAGCCACAGCTG CAGTCGGATGAGGACGTGAGCCAGTTTGACACCAGGTTTACCAGACAGACGCCCGTGGACAGTCCGGATGATACTTCGCTCAGCCACAGCGCAGAGCTCGCCTTCGCT GGTTTCACATACGTGGCTCCATCGGTCCTCGAGAGTCTAAAGGAAGGCTTCTCATTCGAACCCCGAGCGAGAAACGTACGCCGACACAACAGCAGCCCACGCACGCCCATCAG tcctTTAAAATTTTCCCCCGCTGGGCCGTTCAAGTCCAGCCTCGACGGAGAGCCAGACCCTTTCTCTCCGATGTCTCCACCGACAGCGGCAGCTCCGGTGCCGAAGGAAAACGGAGCCGCCAGTCAGCCAATCAAAACCCCTGCGAGGAACAAGAAGCTGAAAGGACATCGGAGATGA
- the LOC113023567 gene encoding ribosomal protein S6 kinase beta-2-like isoform X2: MAGVFDIDLETEDISDTEDDVCDFTVPEPENAQTEEVELTSESVNRDRERVGPDCFELLTVLGKGAYGKVFQVRKVQGAQTGRIFAMKVLKKAKIVCNAKDTAHTRAEREILETVRHPFIVDLLYAFQTGGKLYLILECLSGGELFMQLEKEGIFMEDTACFYLGEITLALGHLHSNGIIYRDLKPENIMLNHQGHIKLTDFGLCKESIHDGSVTHTFCGTIEYMAPEILTRSGHNRAVDWWSLGALMYDMMTGSPPFTAENRKKTIDKILKCKLNLPPYLTIDARDLVKKLLKKNPAQRLGSSKADCADIQKHAFFKHVNWDDLLHKRLEPPYKPQLQSDEDVSQFDTRFTRQTPVDSPDDTSLSHSAELAFAGFTYVAPSVLESLKEGFSFEPRARNVRRHNSSPRTPISPLKFSPAGPFKSSLDGEPDPFSPMSPPTAAAPVPKENGAASQPIKTPARNKKLKGHRR, encoded by the exons ATGGCAGGAGTGTTCGACATCGACTTGGAGACTGAGGACATCAGTGACACAGAG GATGATGTGTGTGACTTCACTGTCCCAGAACCAGAAAA TGCCCAGACGGAGGAGGTGGAGCTGACCAGTGAAAGTGTCAACAGGGACCGTGAGAGAGTCGGACCGGACTGCTTTGAGCTTCTTACTGTGCTGGGAAAAGGAGCTTAtggcaaa gTTTTCCAAGTGAGGAAGGTTCAAGGGGCTCAGACAGGGAGAATTTTTGCCATGAAGGTCCTGAAAAAG GCAAAGATAGTGTGCAACGCTAAAGACACGGCCCATACGCGAGCAGAGCGAGAGATCCTGGAGACGGTGAGGCACCCGTTCATCGTAGATCTGCTGTACGCCTTCCAGACTGGAGGAAAACTCTACCTCATCCTGGAGTGTCTGAGCG GAGGAGAGTTGTTCATGCAGCTGGAGAAGGAAGGCATCTTCATGGAGGACACTGCCTG CTTCTATCTCGGAGAGATCACTCTGGCCCTCGGTCACCTCCACTCTAACGGGATTATTTATCGGGACCTGAAACCTGAAAACATCATGCTCAATCACCAAG GACACATCAAGCTGACTGACTTTGGGCTCTGCAAAGAATCGATTCACGATGGATCCGTCACACACACCTTCTGCGGCACCATCGAGTACAT GGCTCCAGAGATCCTGACCAGGTCGGGTCACAACAGAGCGGTGGACTGGTGGAGCCTCGGGGCGCTCATGTACGATATGATGACTGGATCG CCTCCGTTCACGGcggaaaacaggaagaagacCATCGATAAGATCTTGAAGTGTAAACTCAACCTGCCGCCGTACCTGACAATCGATGCCAGAGACCTCGTCAAAAAG CTGTTGAAGAAAAACCCAGCCCAAAGACTTGGCTCCAGTAAAGCAGACTGTGCTGACATCCAG AAACACGCCTTCTTTAAACACGTTAACTGGGACGACCTGCTGCATAAGAGACTGGAGCCGCCGTATAAGCCACAGCTG CAGTCGGATGAGGACGTGAGCCAGTTTGACACCAGGTTTACCAGACAGACGCCCGTGGACAGTCCGGATGATACTTCGCTCAGCCACAGCGCAGAGCTCGCCTTCGCT GGTTTCACATACGTGGCTCCATCGGTCCTCGAGAGTCTAAAGGAAGGCTTCTCATTCGAACCCCGAGCGAGAAACGTACGCCGACACAACAGCAGCCCACGCACGCCCATCAG tcctTTAAAATTTTCCCCCGCTGGGCCGTTCAAGTCCAGCCTCGACGGAGAGCCAGACCCTTTCTCTCCGATGTCTCCACCGACAGCGGCAGCTCCGGTGCCGAAGGAAAACGGAGCCGCCAGTCAGCCAATCAAAACCCCTGCGAGGAACAAGAAGCTGAAAGGACATCGGAGATGA